The Gemmatimonadetes bacterium SCN 70-22 genome has a window encoding:
- a CDS encoding outer membrane protein assembly factor BamA: MSRKLLALLALGLVARGASAQDAATQGRCTTPDSIAVRGNKRVPMADVLAEAGLLPGTQLNYKAVQRAIRALYQTGQFQGVEVVCDLDDARNFAVLSLLVKERPLLAETDVQGVDRLSGRSVRDKIDLAYNKPLDASAVALAVHRIDSLYEKNGYFLARVSVDTQAIGDEAVKLTFRIDEGRRLAVSGVKVRGNEQLKAGEIVGTMKTRPEGFFFWRKGEFDDDNYAGDLAERIPQLYAKRGFIDFRVARDTLIIDRDRGKALVDIAVDEGPRYKVGEFEVTGNKHYSSEDLARFYPFGDQSRPVMSRVTDFLRRRTPTPKGIFDQAAWDDARQKIASAYATEGYIYANVRPVVERRVAPDSSHYVDLRWEVDERTPAVINRIEIFGNDYTQETCIRDQLVILPGQVFNQDALIRSWQSLGNLGFFETPIPPPDTRTANDQGDVDIVFRVKEKRTGNVNFGASMGQGTGVGGFIGLDQPNLFGQCKRGSLQWQFGRYINDFNLSYSDPRIRQSLISGTVSVYRSLQRYYIADLGRSLRTGAQLQFGVPLPRSPFTRVFLSYGLENVTFGTQGLLGGFRSDYGSKSLRSTLGASLTRDTRIDMPFPTAGAQYNIAANFNGGVLGGTSTFQRYTADASAYAPLGQVGGGRPGSQPIKFVAGLTARAGSVFGNTGPFFFSQEFALGGVQFGERLRGYEEFSISPTGYVTGTSTFNATRSSFGKAFFSTTAEVGMRVNQALYLAGFYDAGNVWRHPRDFDPTRLFRGAGISASTVTPLGPLGLDYAYGFDRLDANGRKKPKWQLHFRLGQLF; encoded by the coding sequence ATGTCGCGGAAGCTGTTAGCGCTTTTGGCGTTGGGCCTGGTCGCGCGCGGCGCGTCGGCCCAGGACGCTGCTACGCAGGGTCGTTGCACCACCCCGGACTCGATCGCCGTCCGGGGCAACAAGCGCGTCCCCATGGCCGACGTCCTGGCCGAGGCCGGGCTGCTGCCAGGGACGCAGCTGAACTACAAGGCGGTGCAGCGCGCCATTCGCGCCCTGTATCAGACCGGGCAGTTCCAGGGAGTGGAGGTCGTCTGCGACCTCGACGACGCGCGGAACTTCGCGGTCCTGTCGCTCCTGGTGAAGGAGCGCCCCCTCCTCGCGGAGACCGACGTCCAGGGGGTGGACCGGCTCTCGGGGCGGAGCGTGCGTGACAAGATCGACCTCGCCTACAACAAGCCACTCGATGCCTCGGCCGTGGCGCTGGCCGTGCATCGCATCGACTCGCTGTACGAGAAGAACGGCTACTTCCTCGCGCGCGTGAGCGTCGACACGCAGGCGATCGGCGACGAGGCGGTGAAGCTGACCTTCCGCATCGACGAGGGGCGCCGACTGGCCGTCTCGGGCGTGAAGGTGCGCGGCAACGAGCAGCTCAAGGCGGGCGAGATCGTCGGCACGATGAAGACGCGGCCCGAAGGGTTCTTCTTCTGGCGCAAGGGCGAATTCGACGACGACAACTACGCCGGTGACCTGGCGGAGCGCATCCCGCAGTTGTACGCGAAGCGGGGGTTCATCGACTTCCGCGTCGCGCGCGATACCCTGATCATCGACCGCGATCGCGGGAAGGCGCTGGTCGACATCGCGGTCGACGAGGGGCCGCGGTACAAGGTCGGCGAGTTCGAGGTGACCGGGAACAAGCACTACTCCAGCGAGGACCTGGCGCGCTTCTATCCGTTCGGTGACCAGTCGCGCCCGGTGATGTCGCGCGTCACGGACTTCCTGCGACGACGCACCCCGACGCCGAAGGGGATCTTCGACCAGGCCGCCTGGGACGACGCGCGCCAGAAGATCGCCAGCGCCTACGCGACGGAGGGCTACATCTACGCCAACGTCCGTCCGGTGGTGGAGCGTCGCGTGGCGCCCGATTCGTCGCACTACGTGGACCTGCGCTGGGAAGTCGACGAGCGGACTCCGGCGGTCATCAACCGCATCGAGATCTTCGGGAACGACTACACGCAGGAGACGTGCATTCGGGACCAGCTGGTGATCCTCCCGGGGCAGGTCTTCAACCAGGATGCGCTGATCCGCTCGTGGCAGAGCCTGGGGAACCTGGGGTTCTTCGAGACGCCGATCCCGCCTCCCGACACGCGCACGGCCAACGACCAGGGCGACGTGGACATCGTCTTTCGCGTCAAGGAGAAGCGGACCGGGAACGTGAACTTCGGCGCCTCCATGGGGCAGGGGACCGGCGTCGGCGGCTTCATCGGGCTCGACCAGCCGAACCTCTTCGGGCAGTGCAAGCGCGGTTCCCTCCAGTGGCAGTTCGGGCGCTACATCAACGACTTCAACCTGTCGTACAGCGATCCGCGCATTCGGCAGTCGCTCATCTCGGGGACGGTGTCGGTGTATCGCTCGCTCCAGCGGTACTATATCGCCGACCTCGGGCGGTCGTTGCGCACCGGCGCGCAGCTGCAATTCGGCGTGCCGCTCCCGCGCTCGCCGTTCACGCGCGTGTTCCTGTCGTACGGCCTCGAGAACGTCACCTTCGGGACGCAGGGGCTCCTGGGGGGCTTCCGCTCGGATTACGGCAGCAAGTCGCTGCGCTCGACGCTGGGGGCCTCGCTCACGCGCGACACGCGGATCGACATGCCCTTCCCGACGGCCGGGGCGCAGTACAACATCGCGGCCAACTTCAACGGCGGGGTGCTGGGCGGGACGTCGACCTTCCAGCGCTACACGGCGGATGCCAGCGCCTACGCGCCGCTGGGGCAGGTGGGGGGCGGGCGGCCCGGGTCGCAGCCGATCAAGTTCGTGGCCGGACTCACGGCCCGGGCCGGGAGCGTGTTCGGGAACACCGGGCCGTTCTTCTTCTCGCAGGAGTTTGCGTTAGGCGGCGTCCAGTTCGGCGAGCGCCTGCGCGGGTACGAGGAGTTCTCGATCTCCCCCACGGGCTACGTGACCGGGACCAGCACCTTCAACGCCACGCGCAGCTCGTTCGGCAAGGCCTTCTTCAGTACCACGGCAGAGGTGGGGATGCGGGTCAACCAGGCCCTCTACCTTGCCGGTTTCTACGATGCGGGTAATGTGTGGCGGCATCCCCGCGACTTCGATCCCACGCGCCTGTTCCGAGGCGCCGGGATCAGTGCGTCCACCGTCACGCCCCTCGGCCCGCTCGGCCTCGACTACGCCTACGGCTTCGACCGCCTCGATGCCAATGGCCGCAAGAAGCCGAAATGGCAACTCCACTTCAGGCTTGGACAGCTCTTCTAG
- a CDS encoding UDP-3-O-(3-hydroxymyristoyl)glucosamine N-acyltransferase: MLTARHVAELVGGEVRGDAEAPVHGVAPIDRATPGQLTFLASAKYAPLLANCSASVALVAPELADTPGGVAARVVVAKPQEAMLRLLPVLFVPPARRPGIDPTARIGRGAVLGEEVTIGPYVVIGDGARIGDRVQLDAHVVVGDGVEIGDDSHLFPHVTTYPGTRLGHRVVAHAGARLGNDGFGFVYTGGVHQKIPHVGRCVIEDDVEIGANTTIDRGSIDDTVIGAGTKIDNLVMIGHNVRVGRLCLIVAQAGISGSTRLGDGCVIGGQVGISGHNQIGDGARIAAQAGVFGDVPAGETWSGYPARPHREALRAQAALFKLAGMVRRLEKLLGREES, translated from the coding sequence ATGCTGACGGCCCGGCACGTCGCGGAACTCGTGGGCGGGGAGGTGCGGGGCGATGCGGAGGCTCCCGTTCACGGGGTCGCTCCCATCGACCGCGCCACCCCTGGGCAGCTCACGTTCCTGGCCTCCGCCAAGTACGCCCCGCTCCTGGCGAACTGCTCGGCGAGCGTCGCCCTCGTGGCCCCCGAGCTGGCCGACACTCCCGGAGGCGTGGCGGCGCGGGTCGTCGTCGCCAAGCCGCAGGAGGCCATGCTGCGCCTCCTCCCCGTGCTGTTCGTCCCTCCCGCCAGGCGCCCCGGGATCGACCCGACGGCGCGAATCGGGCGTGGTGCGGTGCTGGGGGAGGAGGTCACGATCGGGCCCTATGTGGTCATCGGCGACGGCGCGCGCATCGGCGATCGCGTCCAGCTGGATGCGCACGTGGTCGTCGGCGACGGGGTCGAGATCGGGGATGACTCGCACCTGTTCCCCCATGTCACGACGTACCCGGGGACGCGACTCGGACACCGCGTGGTGGCGCACGCGGGGGCACGGCTCGGCAACGACGGCTTCGGCTTCGTCTACACCGGCGGGGTGCACCAGAAGATCCCGCACGTGGGGCGCTGCGTGATCGAGGATGACGTCGAGATCGGGGCCAACACGACGATCGACCGCGGGAGCATCGACGACACCGTCATCGGGGCGGGGACGAAGATCGACAACCTCGTCATGATCGGGCACAACGTTCGCGTGGGGCGACTGTGCCTGATCGTGGCCCAGGCCGGGATCTCGGGGAGTACGCGCCTGGGTGACGGGTGCGTGATCGGCGGTCAGGTGGGGATCTCGGGGCACAACCAGATCGGGGACGGCGCGCGGATCGCCGCCCAGGCCGGGGTCTTCGGCGATGTCCCTGCGGGCGAGACATGGTCGGGGTACCCGGCGCGCCCGCATCGTGAGGCGCTGCGCGCCCAGGCGGCGCTGTTCAAGCTGGCCGGGATGGTGCGCCGCCTCGAGAAGCTGCTGGGGCGGGAGGAGTCGTGA
- a CDS encoding lipid-A-disaccharide synthase, with amino-acid sequence MREVLVIAGEASGDLHAAGFAHELAARRPDLHLAGMGGRHMRRAGVELLEDAEAMAVMGFVEVLRKIPHHWALLRQLERRLASGTVALLVVIDYPGFNMKVAAAARRHGVPVLYYITPQVWAWGANRLPRLAQLITRAAVILPFEEALLRQHGIDATFVGHPLLDRAQDLPSQREARERLGIAPDRRVLALFPGSRAQEIARHLDAFVATARLLEARHPGLEVVVSVAPTVALDAARCPYRQVHDASFSVLRAADAALCKSGTTTLEAAVAGCPLVVAYRTSGWTYAIARRAVKIPFIGLVNVVAGREVAREFVQDGLVPDAMAETLGQLLEPGSPARELQLAALGEVRARLGTPGASARVAAMAAELAR; translated from the coding sequence GTGCGTGAAGTCCTGGTGATCGCCGGAGAGGCGTCCGGCGATCTGCACGCGGCCGGATTCGCGCACGAGCTGGCGGCGCGGCGTCCGGATTTGCACCTGGCGGGAATGGGGGGGCGCCACATGCGCCGCGCCGGCGTCGAGCTGCTCGAGGACGCCGAGGCGATGGCGGTGATGGGCTTCGTCGAGGTGCTGCGCAAGATCCCGCATCACTGGGCCCTCCTGCGGCAGCTCGAGCGGCGCCTGGCCAGCGGGACGGTCGCGCTCCTGGTCGTGATCGACTATCCGGGATTCAACATGAAGGTGGCGGCGGCGGCACGCCGGCACGGCGTCCCGGTGCTCTACTACATCACGCCGCAGGTCTGGGCGTGGGGGGCGAACCGGCTCCCGCGGCTCGCGCAGCTGATTACCCGGGCGGCGGTGATCCTCCCGTTCGAGGAGGCGCTCCTGCGCCAGCACGGGATCGACGCCACCTTCGTCGGCCATCCGCTGCTGGACCGGGCGCAGGACCTGCCGTCGCAGCGCGAGGCACGCGAGCGCCTGGGGATCGCCCCCGACCGGCGCGTGCTGGCCCTCTTTCCCGGGAGCCGGGCGCAGGAGATCGCCCGCCACCTGGACGCCTTCGTCGCCACCGCGCGCCTGCTGGAGGCGCGCCACCCCGGGCTGGAGGTCGTGGTGAGCGTGGCGCCGACCGTGGCGCTCGATGCCGCACGCTGCCCGTACCGTCAGGTGCACGATGCGTCCTTCTCGGTGCTGCGGGCGGCCGACGCCGCGCTCTGCAAGAGCGGAACGACGACGCTCGAGGCCGCGGTGGCGGGGTGCCCGCTGGTGGTGGCGTACCGCACCAGCGGCTGGACGTACGCCATCGCGCGGCGCGCGGTGAAGATCCCGTTCATCGGCCTGGTGAACGTGGTGGCGGGGCGCGAGGTGGCGCGCGAGTTCGTGCAGGACGGGCTCGTCCCGGACGCGATGGCGGAGACGCTGGGCCAGCTGCTCGAGCCGGGGAGCCCGGCTCGCGAGCTGCAACTCGCGGCGTTGGGCGAGGTGCGGGCGAGGCTGGGGACGCCGGGCGCATCGGCCCGGGTGGCGGCGATGGCCGCCGAGCTGGCCCGGTGA
- a CDS encoding acyl-[acyl-carrier-protein]--UDP-N-acetylglucosamine O-acyltransferase: MSAEIHPTAIVSPRAVLGENVRIGPFAIVGEQCEIGDGSVLEARAVLERNVKLAPNVVIGIGSVIGGDPQDLKFKGEETWVEIGEGTRVREYSTINRGTAHSFKTTVGKGCFLQSYVHLAHDCHLGDGVIISNGTQLAGHVTIEDRVIISGLVAVHQFVKIGRHAFVGGCSRVAKDVPPFLKAVGNPVKLYGLNSVGLQRSGFSDETVRELKRAYRLFFRSELNVSQAMERARSELQPMAEVDHFLRFLEDSGRGVVI; the protein is encoded by the coding sequence ATGAGCGCCGAGATCCATCCCACGGCGATCGTCTCGCCCCGGGCCGTGCTGGGCGAGAACGTGCGCATCGGGCCGTTCGCGATCGTCGGCGAGCAGTGCGAGATCGGCGACGGCTCGGTCCTCGAGGCGCGCGCCGTGCTCGAGCGGAACGTGAAGCTCGCGCCCAATGTGGTCATCGGGATCGGCTCGGTGATCGGGGGCGACCCGCAGGACCTCAAGTTCAAGGGGGAAGAGACCTGGGTCGAGATCGGCGAGGGGACGCGCGTCCGCGAGTACTCGACGATCAATCGCGGGACGGCGCACTCCTTCAAGACGACGGTGGGGAAGGGGTGCTTCCTCCAGTCGTACGTGCACCTGGCGCACGACTGCCACCTGGGCGACGGGGTCATCATCTCCAACGGGACGCAGCTCGCGGGGCACGTGACCATCGAGGACCGCGTGATCATCTCCGGACTGGTGGCGGTCCACCAGTTCGTGAAGATCGGCCGCCACGCGTTCGTGGGCGGGTGCTCGCGCGTGGCGAAGGACGTTCCCCCCTTCCTCAAGGCGGTGGGGAACCCGGTCAAGCTCTACGGGCTCAACAGCGTCGGGCTGCAACGCAGCGGCTTCTCCGACGAGACGGTGCGGGAGCTGAAGCGGGCGTACCGGCTCTTCTTCCGGTCCGAGCTGAACGTCTCGCAGGCGATGGAGCGGGCCCGTTCGGAGTTGCAGCCGATGGCGGAGGTGGATCACTTCCTCCGCTTCCTCGAGGATTCCGGGCGCGGAGTGGTGATTTGA